In uncultured Bacteroides sp., the following proteins share a genomic window:
- a CDS encoding ABC transporter ATP-binding protein: MKERKNNNSGLFALLKPYAKMNSWMLLFALLSNVINLALPKIISYTIDSLSKGNINFKLIAAAFLGAALLISIFTLLQNVVQTYTSEKVAKDTRRKLSDKILRQSYAYIQQANPSKLLTNLTSDIDSIKQFVAQAVVSIVSSVFIIIGVIVLLFSINWQLTLAILVIIPAISGSFYFTMRKAKPKFKKSREAIDKLNLVINESILGSMLIRIMNAQQKEYNKFISTNGEARNIGLSIVALFSTLIPIISFIADASILITVLLGGHFVISSSMTLGDFAAFNSYLSILFFPIMVIGFMSNIISQASVSYKRVKEVLEVPETIEEGKITNDIIGNIEVDDISVIYNGKPALKDISFSVEAGSRTAVIGPTAAGKSQLLYALTGLITPNYGTISFEGNVVSQYNAETFHSQVGFVFQDSIIFNMSIRENIAFSNQVTEESLEKAIDTAELRDFINALPNKLDTMASERGTSLSGGQKQRIMLARALALNPKVLLLDDFTARVDNKTEKKILKNIERNYPGITLISVTQKISSIKDFDQIILIMESEMIAKGTHQELITNCPEYIQIYNSQKSTSYYEL, translated from the coding sequence ATGAAAGAAAGAAAAAATAATAATTCCGGTTTATTTGCTCTACTAAAGCCTTATGCAAAGATGAATAGCTGGATGCTCTTATTCGCTCTGCTAAGCAATGTTATCAATTTAGCGCTACCCAAGATTATATCATACACAATTGATAGTTTGTCAAAAGGAAACATAAATTTCAAACTGATTGCAGCGGCTTTTCTTGGAGCAGCATTACTTATCAGTATATTTACCTTGCTGCAAAATGTTGTTCAGACATACACTTCAGAGAAGGTAGCAAAAGATACCCGCCGGAAGTTATCGGACAAGATTCTGAGACAGAGCTATGCATACATACAGCAGGCCAATCCATCGAAGTTACTCACCAACCTGACTTCGGACATAGATTCCATCAAGCAGTTTGTTGCTCAGGCTGTGGTATCCATTGTATCCTCCGTGTTCATTATTATCGGCGTTATTGTACTGTTATTCAGCATCAACTGGCAACTGACTCTGGCTATTCTGGTCATCATTCCTGCCATATCGGGTTCATTCTATTTCACTATGCGCAAGGCAAAGCCGAAGTTTAAGAAGAGCAGGGAGGCCATTGACAAACTGAATCTGGTTATCAATGAAAGTATTCTGGGGTCAATGCTTATACGCATAATGAATGCACAGCAAAAGGAATATAATAAGTTTATCAGCACCAACGGCGAAGCCAGAAATATAGGACTCTCAATTGTAGCTTTATTCTCTACCCTTATTCCTATTATTTCATTCATTGCAGATGCTTCCATACTTATAACGGTACTGCTGGGAGGACATTTTGTAATAAGCAGCAGCATGACTTTGGGTGATTTTGCTGCGTTCAACAGTTATCTGTCCATTCTCTTCTTCCCTATTATGGTGATAGGATTTATGAGTAATATTATTTCTCAGGCCAGCGTGTCATACAAAAGAGTAAAAGAAGTGCTCGAAGTTCCCGAAACTATTGAAGAAGGTAAGATTACAAATGATATAATCGGAAACATTGAAGTAGACGATATTTCGGTGATATATAACGGGAAACCTGCTTTGAAGGATATTTCTTTTTCTGTAGAAGCAGGCAGTCGCACCGCTGTTATTGGTCCAACCGCTGCAGGAAAAAGCCAGTTACTCTATGCACTAACCGGATTGATTACCCCGAACTACGGAACAATTAGTTTTGAAGGGAATGTAGTCAGCCAATACAATGCAGAGACATTTCACAGTCAGGTAGGGTTTGTTTTTCAGGACAGTATTATTTTCAATATGAGTATTCGTGAAAACATTGCTTTCAGCAATCAGGTTACAGAAGAATCATTGGAAAAAGCTATTGATACAGCCGAACTGAGAGACTTCATCAATGCACTTCCAAACAAGCTTGATACAATGGCAAGTGAACGGGGAACGAGTCTTTCCGGCGGACAGAAACAGCGAATTATGCTGGCACGTGCATTGGCTCTTAACCCAAAAGTGTTGCTTTTAGATGATTTCACTGCCAGAGTAGATAATAAGACCGAGAAGAAAATATTAAAAAATATCGAGCGCAATTATCCTGGAATTACGCTTATATCTGTCACACAAAAGATTTCGTCTATTAAAGATTTCGACCAGATCATTCTTATTATGGAAAGTGAGATGATTGCCAAAGGAACACATCAGGAACTTATAACTAACTGTCCTGAATATATTCAGATATACAATTCGCAGAAAAGTACCAGCTATTATGAACTATAA
- a CDS encoding ABC transporter ATP-binding protein, with protein MNYKLSNTEEQKSITQFNYKKFWELLKDEKRSLIICTINILINAVLNMIAPFLIGIAVNEYMQTKQFNGVLTISCYLLLIYLGVLATGAIQGKVMGGVGQRMLFKIRNRLFWKLQELPVDFFYQNKSGDLISRINNDTDKLNQFFSQSLIQFMNSVFFIAGAAVALLCINFKLGATALVPAIVLWGFTKASSRWVKKKNEISMRTMGDLSAEVQENLTNFKVITAFNRRDYFKKKFDESNEKNYQASVKAGLANTLFLPIYGFCSNIGQFIVLAFGIYLIMQGQFTVGFLISFLTYINYFYDPLRRIAALWTNFQIALAAWDRISHIFSMESNLPIMECKKSESDASLLSFKDVTFSYPNGNEVLKHISFNLESGKTYAFVGPTGGGKTTTASLIARLYDPTKGTIFFEGKDIRCYHSEERARNIGFILQDPFLFSGTVLDNIIYGNEEFNQLSENESIQKIEDAGLHELIDKFDDGLKTTINLNSEDISLGQKQLIAFMRAVLRKPKLLILDEATANIDTVSEQLLEEILQRLPNSTTKVIIAHRLNTIANADEIYFVNSGTVVKAGSPQDAVNLLLHGKRES; from the coding sequence ATGAACTATAAATTATCAAATACAGAAGAGCAGAAAAGCATCACCCAATTTAACTACAAAAAGTTCTGGGAGTTGCTGAAAGATGAGAAAAGAAGTCTCATCATCTGCACCATTAATATTCTCATTAACGCCGTGCTTAATATGATTGCCCCTTTTCTGATAGGTATTGCAGTAAATGAATATATGCAGACCAAACAGTTTAACGGGGTTCTTACCATTTCATGTTACTTGCTGTTGATCTATCTCGGAGTACTTGCCACCGGAGCTATTCAGGGCAAAGTGATGGGTGGTGTGGGGCAAAGAATGCTCTTTAAAATCCGTAACCGTCTTTTCTGGAAGTTGCAGGAGCTGCCTGTCGACTTCTTCTACCAGAATAAATCGGGCGACTTGATTTCAAGGATAAACAACGATACCGACAAACTAAATCAGTTCTTCTCGCAATCGCTTATTCAGTTTATGAATAGTGTTTTCTTCATCGCAGGTGCTGCGGTAGCATTGCTATGCATCAACTTTAAACTGGGAGCTACGGCTCTGGTACCTGCCATTGTCCTTTGGGGATTTACCAAAGCTTCTTCCAGATGGGTAAAAAAGAAGAATGAAATAAGCATGAGAACCATGGGCGATTTAAGTGCTGAGGTGCAGGAGAACCTTACAAACTTCAAGGTGATTACGGCATTCAACAGACGTGATTACTTTAAAAAGAAATTCGATGAAAGCAATGAAAAAAATTATCAGGCTTCAGTAAAAGCCGGACTAGCCAATACTTTGTTCCTGCCTATCTACGGCTTTTGTTCCAACATCGGACAATTTATAGTGCTTGCCTTTGGTATTTATCTTATCATGCAAGGACAATTTACAGTCGGTTTCCTAATCAGTTTCCTTACTTATATAAATTACTTCTATGATCCATTGAGACGTATTGCCGCATTATGGACAAACTTCCAGATTGCACTGGCTGCATGGGATCGTATTTCACATATTTTTTCGATGGAGAGTAATCTGCCAATCATGGAATGCAAAAAGAGTGAATCTGATGCTTCGCTTTTATCTTTCAAAGACGTAACATTCAGCTATCCGAATGGAAATGAAGTACTGAAACACATTAGTTTCAATCTGGAATCGGGTAAAACATACGCATTTGTAGGTCCTACCGGTGGAGGAAAAACAACTACAGCTTCATTGATAGCCCGACTTTACGACCCAACCAAAGGAACTATATTCTTTGAAGGAAAAGACATTCGTTGTTATCACTCCGAAGAGAGAGCCAGAAACATCGGATTTATTCTGCAAGACCCATTTCTTTTCTCCGGAACAGTGCTCGATAATATAATCTATGGCAATGAAGAGTTCAACCAGCTATCAGAAAACGAATCTATTCAAAAGATAGAAGATGCCGGACTGCATGAGTTAATAGATAAGTTTGATGATGGACTAAAAACCACCATTAACCTGAACAGTGAAGATATAAGTCTGGGACAAAAGCAGCTTATTGCCTTTATGCGGGCTGTACTTCGCAAACCGAAACTGCTGATACTTGATGAAGCCACAGCCAATATTGATACAGTAAGCGAGCAATTGCTTGAAGAGATTCTGCAAAGATTACCTAATAGTACAACGAAAGTTATCATTGCTCACCGTCTGAACACAATAGCAAATGCCGACGAGATTTATTTTGTAAACTCAGGAACTGTAGTCAAAGCCGGTTCACCACAGGATGCTGTTAATCTGTTGCTTCACGGAAAAAGAGAAAGCTAG
- a CDS encoding GyrI-like domain-containing protein, translating into MEPRIELLAEKKLVGKRLNMTLSNDRTFELWHSFMPHRKEIKNTISADLFCLQVYNKNLDFKDFNSQTEFEKWAAIEVTNFNDIPDNMETYTLNGGLYAVFIHKGAPSSFPKTFQFIFNEWLPKSDYELDNREHFDLMGEKYKNNDPESEEEIWVPIR; encoded by the coding sequence ATGGAACCAAGAATAGAACTTTTAGCAGAGAAAAAACTGGTGGGTAAAAGGCTAAATATGACTTTATCAAACGATCGGACATTTGAATTGTGGCACAGTTTTATGCCTCACAGAAAAGAGATAAAAAACACTATTAGCGCTGATTTATTTTGCTTACAGGTATACAATAAGAATCTTGATTTTAAAGATTTCAATTCACAGACTGAGTTCGAAAAGTGGGCAGCTATAGAAGTTACCAACTTTAATGACATTCCGGATAATATGGAAACTTATACCCTGAATGGCGGTCTTTATGCCGTTTTTATTCATAAAGGAGCTCCTAGTTCTTTTCCCAAAACGTTTCAATTCATATTCAATGAATGGTTACCTAAATCAGACTATGAACTTGATAACAGAGAACATTTTGATTTGATGGGCGAGAAATACAAGAACAATGATCCTGAATCGGAAGAAGAAATCTGGGTACCTATCAGATAA
- a CDS encoding sugar-binding domain-containing protein, producing MQKSLKLLLLLCCAPVFLLHSQNRIETDLSGKGWKLWYDKNASWKNDQLFLPSENIKSIPAALPTGGWNSLQGAKEVSVPGTVEEYLQVKPGPEGDIQGVSWWFRTVAIPNVAKGSKLLLRFEAARYRSEVYINQKLAGYDLTGNTPFEVDITNYAKPGETVQLALRVTDPGGNYDWRDGDVVNWGKYKVPGSHAFGGITGRVKLVSCAPVYVDDIYVQNTPAITEVNPKITVVNSTAKAVVRNIIVRVVDKKNPDTEIARQEIKNVKLKPGENLVSAKISASDAKLWDTENPNLYVCKVSITDGKNAIDEDNKVFGFRWFEPVGQGSDAMFRLNGKRIVLRTAISWGFWPINGIYPTEELAEKQIRIAKAMGLNMLNFHRCIGAPVVLEKADELGLLYYEEPGNYRSGQNPDNPFGHTLMHEKVMRMVKRDRSHPSLVMFNMINEAGPVSEDILKLNISDMLEAHKLDPTRTITRTSAWCRAEENEQARIHLRPNDTTVYWKGWYDFHHAGGPQAWNQSFYKSPTDYYNYTANKKDIVFWGEEGAISTPPRLEKIKSALEASPNMGWDGAMYLDWYKTFDNFLTRKNLHPAFPTVDAFTVAMGNISIEHQGRKIETIRLDNYTDGYAINGWEAQTIENHSGVVDCFRNLKGDTALIARYNQPLYVAVKVRKQIVELNDKVVTDFYIINEKNLKGAHKLSISVKDPEGKAIFSKEVETTIAGGDVYGQLIAEGIEIPTSAIAGMHRIDIVLSDNAGNNKASGSDQFLAVDWRSTKLGGNGAVWEHNGVLKNFLNNDKKLSVTDYSDNAKHLDWIVVSRPPMGGNLSVVPTDQLLTVDGKQGVTVSFYRDNKFQDKISQRTDRDINFNVAMGATPDPSVTSTERYNARWETQIIPAVSGAYYLELQTSGASQLTINGATIIDITKNSGGRDKVLVNFTKGKPFNLSIDLVQVKNIAGLCRLQWSAPETNAADPQKLIDRVAKEGTTLILVDNADTWMDLITKNTKVTYSGKFQVGTAWLGGVHFVKQHPLFSGLPTNDSMNWPYQAVVKNGSESYGLEVEGEELVAGAYHCYPLKLGTAVGVIPCGKGKVVFSTLDICGNLTSKESSASVAKKLLCNYIENAGK from the coding sequence ATGCAAAAATCGCTGAAACTATTATTACTGTTGTGTTGTGCACCAGTCTTCCTGTTACATTCTCAAAACAGAATTGAAACGGACTTGTCGGGAAAGGGTTGGAAACTTTGGTATGACAAGAATGCTTCGTGGAAAAATGATCAATTATTTCTTCCTTCAGAAAATATTAAATCAATACCGGCTGCTTTACCAACTGGTGGATGGAACTCACTTCAAGGAGCCAAAGAGGTAAGTGTTCCTGGTACGGTGGAAGAATATCTACAGGTTAAACCGGGACCGGAAGGGGATATTCAGGGGGTGAGCTGGTGGTTTCGTACTGTCGCCATTCCTAATGTTGCTAAGGGTAGTAAATTGTTGCTCCGTTTTGAAGCGGCACGTTATCGTTCGGAGGTTTACATTAACCAGAAACTTGCTGGTTATGATTTAACAGGAAATACTCCTTTCGAGGTTGATATTACTAATTATGCTAAACCCGGAGAGACAGTGCAATTGGCATTGCGTGTTACTGATCCGGGTGGAAATTATGATTGGAGGGATGGCGATGTAGTTAACTGGGGAAAATATAAAGTGCCGGGAAGTCATGCTTTTGGTGGAATTACCGGACGTGTGAAATTGGTTTCGTGTGCTCCGGTTTATGTGGACGATATTTATGTTCAGAATACTCCTGCTATTACGGAGGTTAATCCGAAAATAACTGTTGTAAACAGCACTGCAAAAGCAGTTGTCCGGAATATTATAGTCCGGGTAGTTGATAAGAAAAATCCCGATACTGAAATTGCACGTCAGGAAATAAAGAATGTGAAATTGAAACCGGGAGAGAATCTTGTCTCTGCTAAGATATCTGCATCTGATGCAAAGTTATGGGATACAGAGAATCCAAATCTGTATGTTTGCAAGGTTTCTATAACTGATGGAAAGAATGCCATAGATGAGGATAATAAAGTATTCGGGTTCCGTTGGTTTGAACCAGTGGGACAAGGTTCGGATGCTATGTTTCGTCTCAATGGAAAGCGGATTGTACTGCGTACTGCCATCAGCTGGGGATTCTGGCCTATAAATGGCATTTATCCAACAGAAGAATTGGCCGAGAAACAGATACGTATTGCTAAGGCAATGGGACTGAATATGCTGAATTTCCACAGATGTATTGGTGCTCCTGTTGTGCTGGAGAAAGCGGACGAACTGGGATTGCTTTATTATGAGGAACCGGGTAACTACCGCAGTGGGCAGAATCCCGATAATCCGTTTGGGCATACCCTGATGCACGAGAAAGTGATGCGGATGGTGAAGCGTGATCGTAGTCACCCAAGTCTGGTAATGTTTAACATGATCAATGAAGCCGGACCGGTAAGTGAGGATATATTGAAACTGAATATCAGTGATATGCTGGAAGCTCATAAACTGGACCCGACACGTACCATTACCCGCACTTCTGCATGGTGCAGAGCGGAAGAAAATGAACAGGCACGTATTCATCTTCGCCCTAATGATACAACGGTTTACTGGAAAGGTTGGTATGATTTCCATCATGCAGGTGGTCCTCAGGCGTGGAACCAAAGCTTTTATAAGAGTCCTACTGATTATTACAACTATACGGCAAATAAAAAGGACATTGTTTTCTGGGGAGAAGAGGGAGCTATATCTACTCCTCCACGATTGGAGAAGATAAAGAGCGCACTTGAGGCTTCACCTAATATGGGTTGGGATGGTGCTATGTATTTGGATTGGTACAAGACTTTTGATAATTTCCTTACCCGAAAAAATCTTCATCCCGCATTTCCAACTGTTGATGCATTTACCGTGGCAATGGGAAATATTTCCATCGAACATCAGGGACGTAAGATTGAGACTATTCGCCTGGATAACTATACGGATGGTTATGCCATTAATGGATGGGAAGCGCAGACTATTGAGAACCATTCAGGGGTTGTGGATTGTTTCCGGAACTTGAAAGGCGATACTGCGCTTATTGCACGGTACAACCAGCCGCTTTATGTTGCCGTGAAAGTACGTAAGCAGATAGTTGAACTGAATGATAAAGTGGTTACTGATTTTTATATCATCAACGAGAAGAATCTTAAAGGAGCTCACAAACTTTCAATTTCCGTGAAAGACCCTGAAGGTAAAGCTATTTTTAGTAAGGAAGTTGAAACAACAATTGCCGGAGGCGATGTTTACGGACAACTTATAGCTGAGGGTATTGAGATTCCAACTTCTGCAATCGCTGGAATGCATCGCATAGATATAGTTCTTTCTGATAATGCTGGTAATAATAAAGCTTCAGGAAGCGATCAGTTTCTGGCGGTTGACTGGCGTTCAACTAAGCTTGGTGGTAACGGAGCTGTATGGGAACACAACGGTGTTCTGAAGAACTTTCTGAATAATGATAAAAAACTTTCAGTAACGGACTACTCTGATAATGCCAAACATCTTGACTGGATTGTAGTATCCCGACCACCAATGGGAGGTAACCTAAGTGTTGTACCAACAGATCAGCTTCTTACTGTTGATGGAAAACAGGGTGTAACTGTATCATTTTACAGAGACAATAAATTTCAGGACAAGATATCACAGCGGACAGACCGGGATATTAATTTCAATGTAGCAATGGGGGCTACCCCTGATCCTTCTGTAACAAGTACGGAAAGGTATAATGCCCGCTGGGAAACACAAATTATTCCTGCCGTGAGTGGTGCGTATTACCTTGAATTGCAGACAAGTGGGGCTAGCCAACTAACAATAAATGGTGCTACTATTATAGATATAACGAAAAACAGTGGCGGACGTGATAAGGTGTTGGTAAATTTCACAAAAGGAAAACCATTTAATCTGAGTATTGATCTTGTTCAGGTTAAAAATATAGCTGGCTTATGCCGTTTGCAATGGTCGGCACCGGAAACGAATGCTGCTGATCCGCAAAAGCTAATAGACCGGGTGGCAAAAGAAGGAACAACGCTTATTCTGGTTGATAATGCAGATACATGGATGGACCTGATTACTAAAAATACCAAAGTAACCTATTCCGGTAAGTTTCAGGTGGGCACAGCCTGGCTTGGAGGTGTTCATTTCGTAAAACAGCATCCATTATTCAGCGGTCTGCCAACCAATGATAGTATGAATTGGCCATATCAGGCAGTGGTGAAGAATGGTTCCGAAAGTTATGGCCTTGAAGTGGAAGGTGAGGAGCTGGTTGCCGGAGCATATCATTGTTATCCGCTTAAACTGGGAACGGCTGTAGGTGTTATTCCTTGTGGTAAAGGTAAGGTTGTCTTTTCCACACTGGATATTTGCGGGAATCTGACTTCAAAAGAATCATCGGCCAGTGTAGCTAAAAAGTTGCTATGCAATTATATTGAGAATGCCGGTAAATAA
- a CDS encoding helix-turn-helix domain-containing protein, whose protein sequence is MKKIKKRSDCPISCSLDIWGDKWSLLIIRDLMFAKKCRYSDFLKSSEGIATNILATRLQTLEENKIIEKSEDPESKAKGLYKLTPRGIDLLPILIEIDLWSEKYFPIPEDIKTMLIEVKKDKVEFIKKSIEELENND, encoded by the coding sequence ATGAAAAAGATTAAAAAAAGATCAGATTGTCCTATTAGTTGTTCTCTAGATATTTGGGGAGATAAGTGGTCACTGCTGATTATCAGAGATTTGATGTTTGCCAAAAAGTGCAGATATAGCGATTTTTTAAAATCATCGGAAGGAATAGCTACCAATATTTTAGCCACTAGATTGCAGACGTTGGAAGAAAACAAGATTATTGAAAAATCAGAAGATCCGGAAAGCAAAGCAAAAGGATTATATAAGTTAACCCCAAGGGGGATTGACCTACTTCCCATACTGATTGAAATTGATTTGTGGTCTGAAAAATATTTTCCTATTCCGGAAGATATAAAAACAATGTTGATAGAGGTAAAAAAAGATAAGGTTGAATTTATAAAGAAATCGATTGAGGAATTAGAAAATAATGATTAA
- a CDS encoding NADH:flavin oxidoreductase, whose amino-acid sequence MNKVFEPINLAGIIFPNRIIRSATYEGMSDERGNPTPQLLKKYEALAKGGVGGIITGFIGVNKQGKSTGYNMSMINEAEHIDAYKCLTTKMHELGTPIIAQLNHCGGQTKEKATGMPVIAPSKIADYKAKEMTKADILEVIEAFVQGIKNAKEAGFDGVQIHVAHGYLLSEFVSPRMNKRTDEWGGNTENRFRIIKTIVEKARKEVGNYPMIVKMNGYETLKNGLTIEESVKIAKLLEQAGCDGIEVSNGTVKAGLATMRGQVPWELMVAQNKKLNKMPKFVKGIIGAVAENTFPQPQPKNLYNLDAAMSIKNAVNIPVIVVGGITNLEEIEDIIDNDKCDMVSMSRPFILESDLVNKFKAGKQTHAKCIQCNFCIIGSESGPLRCYYGKVPASLS is encoded by the coding sequence ATGAACAAGGTATTTGAACCAATTAATTTGGCAGGAATAATATTTCCAAACAGAATTATCAGATCGGCAACCTATGAAGGAATGAGTGATGAGAGAGGTAACCCTACACCACAATTGCTTAAAAAGTACGAAGCATTAGCAAAAGGAGGTGTAGGTGGAATTATAACCGGCTTTATTGGAGTAAATAAGCAAGGAAAGAGTACAGGCTATAATATGTCTATGATAAATGAAGCCGAACATATTGATGCTTACAAGTGTTTAACGACAAAAATGCATGAGTTGGGAACTCCTATTATAGCACAACTTAATCATTGTGGTGGTCAGACAAAAGAGAAAGCGACTGGTATGCCGGTTATTGCACCTTCAAAAATAGCAGACTATAAGGCTAAAGAAATGACTAAAGCTGATATCTTAGAAGTAATAGAAGCGTTTGTTCAGGGAATAAAGAATGCAAAAGAGGCAGGTTTTGATGGTGTGCAAATTCATGTAGCACATGGATATTTACTTTCAGAATTTGTATCGCCCAGAATGAACAAAAGAACAGATGAATGGGGAGGAAATACTGAAAATAGATTTAGAATTATTAAAACAATAGTTGAAAAAGCCAGAAAGGAAGTGGGCAATTATCCAATGATTGTAAAAATGAATGGTTATGAAACATTGAAAAATGGACTTACAATTGAAGAATCTGTAAAGATAGCCAAACTATTAGAGCAGGCAGGATGCGATGGAATTGAAGTTTCTAATGGAACGGTAAAAGCCGGACTGGCAACAATGCGAGGACAGGTACCATGGGAACTTATGGTGGCACAAAATAAAAAGTTGAATAAAATGCCCAAATTTGTAAAAGGAATTATCGGTGCTGTTGCAGAAAATACATTTCCTCAACCCCAACCCAAAAACCTATATAATTTGGATGCTGCAATGTCAATCAAGAATGCAGTAAATATTCCGGTGATTGTTGTAGGCGGTATTACGAACTTAGAGGAAATAGAAGACATTATTGATAATGACAAATGTGATATGGTTTCCATGTCAAGGCCATTTATACTCGAATCGGATTTAGTTAATAAGTTCAAAGCCGGGAAGCAGACACACGCAAAGTGTATTCAATGTAATTTCTGCATTATCGGCTCGGAAAGTGGACCTCTCAGGTGTTATTATGGAAAAGTTCCGGCAAGCCTGTCTTAG
- a CDS encoding SDR family NAD(P)-dependent oxidoreductase has protein sequence MELKGKTVLITGGTAGIGLEATKQFLANGAKVIITGRNQDKLDAAKKMYPAVVAIKSDAANESDAQSLFNKIKELGGIDILYNNAGVVSPPLNLGVANNKHIEGATYEINVNYLGVIRLNNLFMEMLKARKEGAIINTTSILSLVPSVIEPTYSASKVALHFYTETLRKHLQILKSNVKVFELLPPVVATEMTADRENKKISPENLVKELILGLKKDKYIIRVGDSKLLYFINRLSPKIAFGLVNQNRTKI, from the coding sequence ATGGAATTAAAAGGAAAAACAGTGCTAATTACAGGTGGCACAGCTGGTATAGGACTGGAAGCAACAAAGCAATTTCTAGCAAACGGTGCAAAAGTTATAATAACTGGAAGGAATCAGGACAAACTGGATGCTGCAAAAAAAATGTATCCTGCTGTTGTAGCAATAAAGAGTGATGCAGCAAATGAAAGTGATGCACAATCATTGTTTAATAAAATAAAGGAATTGGGAGGAATTGATATTCTCTATAATAACGCCGGTGTGGTGAGTCCTCCGCTAAATCTAGGTGTTGCAAATAATAAACATATTGAAGGTGCTACATACGAAATAAATGTCAATTACCTCGGTGTTATCCGATTGAATAATCTTTTTATGGAGATGCTGAAGGCTAGAAAAGAAGGGGCAATCATCAATACTACTTCTATTTTGAGTTTAGTTCCTTCGGTGATTGAACCTACCTATTCGGCCTCCAAAGTAGCATTGCATTTTTATACTGAAACACTCAGAAAACATTTACAGATTTTAAAGAGTAACGTAAAAGTATTTGAATTACTACCTCCTGTAGTTGCCACCGAGATGACTGCTGATAGAGAAAACAAGAAAATAAGCCCGGAGAATTTGGTAAAAGAATTAATTTTGGGACTAAAGAAAGATAAATATATCATTCGGGTAGGCGATTCAAAATTACTTTATTTCATCAACCGACTTTCCCCAAAAATTGCTTTTGGCTTAGTCAATCAAAATAGAACTAAAATTTAA
- a CDS encoding NADP-dependent oxidoreductase, whose product MKAFIINQYSKQSGLELATVPEPIVEKNDVLVQVYAAGVNLLDSKIKSGEFKLILPYKTPFIIGHDVAGVVVKIGDEVQNFKVGDEVYARPSDYRIGTFAEFISINEKDVAIKPQKLSMEEAASIPLVGLTAWQALIEKANIQKGQKVFIQAGSGGVGTFAIQLAKYLGATVATTTSAANFDLVKSLGADIVIDYKKDDFETILKNYDVVLNSQDTKTLEKSLKILKPGGKIISISGPPDPDFAKGIGLSWIMKLILSLLSYKVRNKAKQHRVSYSFLFMRANGNQLSQITSLIDSGIIRPVMDKVFPFEATNEALAYVETGRAKGKVVVKLK is encoded by the coding sequence ATGAAAGCATTTATAATTAATCAGTACAGCAAACAAAGTGGTTTAGAATTAGCCACGGTGCCAGAACCAATAGTAGAAAAAAATGATGTATTGGTTCAGGTATATGCCGCAGGTGTTAATCTGTTGGATTCAAAAATAAAATCAGGAGAGTTCAAACTTATTTTACCTTACAAGACTCCGTTTATAATTGGACACGATGTGGCAGGAGTTGTAGTTAAGATCGGCGATGAAGTACAAAATTTCAAAGTCGGCGATGAAGTCTATGCACGGCCATCTGACTATAGAATTGGAACTTTCGCCGAATTCATTTCGATAAACGAAAAAGATGTGGCAATTAAACCACAAAAACTTTCAATGGAAGAAGCCGCTTCGATACCTTTGGTAGGCTTAACTGCCTGGCAAGCATTAATCGAAAAAGCAAATATTCAGAAAGGTCAGAAAGTTTTTATTCAAGCAGGCTCAGGTGGTGTTGGTACATTTGCCATTCAACTGGCAAAATATTTGGGTGCTACCGTGGCCACCACAACCAGTGCTGCCAATTTTGATTTGGTAAAGAGCCTTGGTGCTGATATTGTTATTGATTATAAAAAAGATGATTTTGAAACAATACTTAAAAATTACGATGTTGTTTTGAATAGTCAGGATACAAAGACCTTGGAAAAGTCACTAAAAATATTAAAACCTGGAGGAAAAATTATATCCATTTCCGGACCACCCGATCCTGATTTTGCCAAAGGAATCGGATTAAGTTGGATAATGAAATTGATTCTGTCACTTTTGAGCTATAAAGTTCGAAATAAGGCAAAGCAGCATCGCGTCAGCTATTCTTTTCTTTTCATGAGAGCAAACGGAAATCAATTAAGCCAGATTACTTCACTTATTGATTCCGGAATTATACGTCCGGTTATGGACAAAGTATTTCCATTCGAAGCTACGAATGAGGCTTTGGCTTATGTGGAAACAGGACGAGCAAAGGGAAAGGTAGTCGTCAAGCTAAAATAA